The DNA segment TCCGGCCAAAAAAATTTACATTACCTGTTCGTATTTTAACGAACACCAAAAAGAGACGAATGAATAAGTTGAATTCTTTGTTAAAAAGGGAGAGCAAAGCCAATAATGCTACATGTGCCCTTGAAAGCCCTGAAGAAGTACATCAGCGTGATAAAAGCAAAATACGTTTAGTAGTTTCAATTGCAATTGTTTTACCACTTATAATTGCATTGTACCATTATTTACCCGGTTTGGTTGATGCGTTCACTTATAATTTCATCAACCTTAAACCCGCATCACACCTTGGGGCTGCTATCAATTTTTTCTTTTACGATACCATAAAAATATTAATTCTTCTATTCCTCATCAGCAGTTTGATGGGCATTATCAATGCTTATTTTCCTGTTGACCGTTTGCGAATTTATCTTACAACAAAAAAAATGTATGGGCTGGAATATTTCTTCGCCTCATTTTTTGGTGCCGTTACCCCATTTTGTTCATGCTCATCCATTCCTTTGTTTATCGGCTTTGTAAAAGGAGGTATTCCATTGGGTGTTACCTTTGCTTACCTGATAACCTCACCCCTGGTTAATGAAGTGGCGGTTGCCATGTTTTTAGGGCTGTTTGGATTAAAGGCCACAATCATCTATGCGGGATCGGGGATTTTAATGGGTATGATTGGCGGTATTGTTTTGGGAAAACTTAAACTCGACAAATACCTTAGCGATTGGGTACGCCAAATACAGGAAAATGCCATACAGGAAAATGAGGAATGGAATAGCGAAAAAATGCCTTTTTTAGATCGTCTTCCGGCGATTATAAAAGATGGATGGGATATTGTTAGAAA comes from the Saccharicrinis carchari genome and includes:
- a CDS encoding permease is translated as MNKLNSLLKRESKANNATCALESPEEVHQRDKSKIRLVVSIAIVLPLIIALYHYLPGLVDAFTYNFINLKPASHLGAAINFFFYDTIKILILLFLISSLMGIINAYFPVDRLRIYLTTKKMYGLEYFFASFFGAVTPFCSCSSIPLFIGFVKGGIPLGVTFAYLITSPLVNEVAVAMFLGLFGLKATIIYAGSGILMGMIGGIVLGKLKLDKYLSDWVRQIQENAIQENEEWNSEKMPFLDRLPAIIKDGWDIVRKVLLYVIIGIAVGAAMHGYVPENFFADFLSADKWYAIPLAVILAVPMYANAAGIVPVIQVFVAKGVPLGTAIAFMMAVVGLSLPEATLLKKVMKWKLIGVFFGIITLFIIVLGYLFNLVL